A window of Cellulosimicrobium protaetiae genomic DNA:
GCGGCCCGTGACCACCGGGGCGGCCGTCCTGCGCTTCGCCGCGGTCGCGCGCGCGGTCCATGCCTCCCCCGCCGTCAAGCGGTACGTCCTCGCCCTCGTCACCGCGACGCGCGAGCACCCCGGCCTGCGCCTCGGTGCCTCGCCCCGCACGACCCTCCAGCTCCTGCGGGCGGCGAAGTCCCTCGCGGCCATGGCGGGGCGCGACCACGTGCTGCCGGACGACGTGCAGTACCTCGCCGTCCCGGTGCTCGCGCACCGGCTCGTCGTGACGACGGAGGCCCGGCTCGCCGGCCAGGACGCCGAGGCCGTCGTCACGTCGATCGTGGCGCAGACCCCGATCCCCGCCCTGGACGCGACCGAGCGACGCTGACGTGCGCGTCCCGTCACCCCTCGCACGACTCCGCGAGCGAGCCCGGAGCCTGTCCCGCGCGCGCCTGACCCGGCGTGGTGCGGTCGTGCTCGCCGCGGGCGCCGCGCTCGTCGTCCTCGGTGTCACGCTCGGCCTCCCGGACGTCGTCGGCCTCGGTGCCGCCGGGGCCCTCACCGTCGGCGCCGCCTGGTGCTGGATGTCCGTCCGACGGATCGACCGCGGCCGCGGCGCCCTGCACGTGACCCGGCGCGTCCAGCCGAACCCCGCCGTGCGCGGCCAGTTCACGACGGCGCGCCTGACCGTCGCGGCGGCCCGGACCACGTCGTCGACGGCCGCGACGCTCGCGCGTCTGCGCATCAGCGAGCAGGCCGCGCACGAGCTGTGCGACCAGGGTTCGCTGCGCGCGCAGGTCGCGACCGTGGGCGACCACATCGCGGTCCGGTACCGCCTGCGTCCGCTCCGCCGCGGACGATGGCCCCTCGGCCCGCTCCTCACGACCCGCGCGGACCTCTTCGGCCTCGTCAGCGCGACCCAGGAGCTCGGCGACCCCACGTCGGTCGCCGTCTGGCCCCGCACGGTCGAGCTGCCCGTCCGGGGCGCCCGTGCCTTCGGCGAGCACGAGCGCTCCGCGTCGGGCGCCCGCCTCGCGTCGAGCGACGACTCCGTGCTCCGCGACTACGTGGCCGGCGACGATCCCCGGCGCGTGCACTGGGTCAGCGCGGCCCGGCACGGCCAGCTCATGGTCCGCGCCGACGAGAGCGCCGGCCTGCCCCCCGTGAGCGTGCTCCTCGACCGCGGGCTCCTGCCGCACCCCGAGCTCGCGGCGTCGAGCCCCCGCGCGCTCGCCGACGGCGAGTGGGCCGTCGAGTGCGCGGCGTCCATCGGCGTCTCCCTGCTCCAGGCCGGCCACCCCGTCCGGCTCGTACCCACGTCGCTGGCGCCCGTCGTCTCCGGGGCGGGCTTCCGCGTCAACCGGTCCGGCGAGGGGCCCGCGGACCTCCTCGACGCCACCGTCGACCTGCACGGGCACCAGGTCGTCGCGGACGCCGACCGTGCGATCGCGGCGACCACCGAGGCGCTGCGGCGCGACCGGCGACCGGGCGAGATCACCGTCGCGGTCCTCGGTCCGCTCGGCTCGGTCGCGCGGCACACGGTCGCCGCGATGGCCGGCGACGGCGTGCACCGCGCGCTCGTCGTGAGCGCCCGGCCGTGGGCGCCCGAGCACGCCGACGCCGTCGAGACGGTCGCCGCGCTGCGGTCCACCGGGTGGCACGCCGCGCTCGTGGACACCTCCGCGTCGCTCGAGCACGCCTGGACCCTGCTCGTGGAGGGGCAACGATGACCACACCCCGACCGGACGGGTCGAGCGCCGTCGCGTTCCGCGTCCTCGCCACGAGCGCGCTGGTCGCCGTGGCCGTCACGGCGTCCACCTACGCGCTCGGCAGCGTCATCGGGCCGGGCGGCTGGACCGGCACGGCCGTGCGGACCATCGCCGTCCTGGCGGTCGTCACGGGCGTCTCCCGCTACGCGCTCGAACGGGGCCGGGCGTCCCGCGGCGAGCCGCTCGCCCCGCCGGCAGCGCTCCTGCCGTCGCTCGCGGGCCTCGTCGTCGGGCTCTGGGCGCTCCTCGGCCTCTACGGGGGCCCGACCGACCGGTTCTCGCTCCTCATCGGGCTCTCGAACGTCGACCGCGTGCTGTCCCGCCTCTCGACCGCGCGCGACCTCACGCTCGCCGAGGTCGCTCCGATCGACCCCAGCCTGCCCATCGCGCTCATGGCCGTCGGTGGCGCGGTCGTCGTGTTCCTCGTCGCCGACCTCATGGCGGGCGGCCTGCGGCTCGGCAGCGGGGTCGCGCTCCCGCTGCTCGCGCTGTGGGTGCCGGGGCTCGTCATCATGGGCGAGGTCCCGCCACTCGCCTTCGTGGTCACCGTCACCGCGCTCGTCCTCCTGCTCGCGGTCGACAACCCGCACCGCACCGTGCGCCGTGGCACCTCCTCGCGGCGCCCCGAGGACCGGGCCGCGACCGGGCTGCGCGCCGCGGGGGCGCTCGTCCTCGCCGTCGTGGTCGCGGTCGTCTCGCTGGGGCTCGGGTCGGCGAGCGCATCCCTGCCCGAGGTCGCCTCGGCGTCGTGGTCGCGCCTCTTCTCGTCCACCGGCCAGACGGTGCGCCTCTCGGACGACCTCGACATGCGGCGCAACCTCGCCGAGCGGTCGGGCGAGGTGGTGCTGCGGTACCGGACAGACGCCGACGACGTCGGCCCGCTGCGCGTCTTCACGCTGACGGGGTTCGACGGCACGAACTGGCGGCGCGGCGCGGACCGCGACGGGGCGCCGATCGACGACCCCGAGCAGCTCCTGTGGCCGGACGACACCGCGACCGACGAGGAACCGACCTCGCTGCGGGTGACGCTCGAGTCCCTGCGCGACACGAAGCTCCCGGTGCCGACCGAGCCGCGCACCGTGGACGTCGACGGCGACTGGTCGTACGACGACGTCCGCGACGAGGTGCTCGGGGACCAGCCGACGGACGCCGGGCTCTCCTACGACCTCACCGTCTTCCCCCGGCCGCTCGACGCGGACACGCTGCGCGACGCGTCGGGCGGCGACCCGGACGACCCCAACTACCTCGACGTGCCGGCGACGGAGCACGAGCAGGACATCCGTGACCTGGCCGCGACCGTCGTCGACGGCGCCACGACCCGGTACGACCAGGCGCTCGCCCTGCAGACCTACTTCCGCGACGCGTCACGGTTCACGTACTCGACCGAGGTCCCGCCGGGTGACACCGGGGACGCGGTGTGGGACTTCCTCCAGGACCGCACGGGCTACTGCGTCCAGTTCGCGACGTCGATGACGATGATGGCCCGGACGCTCGGGATCCCGGCGCGGCTCGGCGTGGGCTTCCTCCCGGGCGAGCGGGTCGGCGACGCCAGCTTCCAGGTCACCGGCCGCGACTCCCACGCGTGGCCCGAGCTCTACTTCCCCGGCCAGGGCTGGGTCCGGTTCGAGCCGACCCCGGCCCAGCAGACCGGTCCGACCCCCCGGTGGGCCACGCCGGTCGCCGTCACGCCCGGAGCACCGGGCGACCTGGGCAACGTCCCGACGCCCGGCGCGACGACCGCGGCGCCCTCGGCACCGGTGAGCCCTGTCCCCACCTCGCCGGGCACGAGCACCACCACCGGCGGCGGCGCGGCCGAGGGCACGCCCTGGCCGCTGGTCGTCGGGGTCGCGCTGCTCGGGGCGCTCGTCGTCGCTGCGGCCGTGTGGGTCGTGCTGCGGCGACGCACCGAGCCGGAGACCCTGCACGACGCCGAGGACGCGTGGGCCGAGCTCGGGCAGAGGCTGGGCCTGCTCGACGTGCACTGGGCTGCGTCGACCACGCCGCGGAACGTGCCCGCGGTCGTGATCGCGTCGCTCCAGGCACGGCGCAGCACCCATCCGCTCGACGAGGACGTGGCCGAGTCCATCGCGGCGATCGCGTCAGCGCTCGAGTCGGAGCGCTACGCGCGGCGACCAGGTCAGGCCCTCCCCGCGCACCGCCTGCAGGAGCTGGTCGACGCGGCGGTCGACGGCGTGGAGCGTTCGCTCAGCGACCGTCCTGCTCACGCCGACGGTCCCAGCGCTCTTCCAGCCGGCTGAGGAAGGGCTTGCGCGCCGGCTTGCTCGGTGCAGCAGGGCGGACGGTCCCGTCGGCCTCGACGGTGCCGACCGGTCCCTTCCGCGACGCGCGCGGGGCCTGGAAGACCAGCACGACGCCCGCGAACATGAGGACGAATCCGATCACGCCGAGCCAGGTCTGCGAGAGCGCGGCTCCCAGGACCAGCAGGAGAAGACCTCCCACCACACCGACCCCGGCCAGGACATAGCGCAGCGCCGAACGTCGTCGTGGCGCCTGGAGCGTGTTCGCCAACCGCGGGTCGTCCGAGGTGAGCGCGCGCTCCATCTGCTCCAAGACCTTCTGCTCGTACTCAGACAGAGGCATGAGCACCCCGTTTCTCCACGGTGGTCGAGTGTCCCCCTCAGGATAGATCGACATCCGCGGGGGTGGTAGTCGAGCGGGCCTTGGCAGGCCCCATCGCGATGGATCTCACCCCGAACCGCCCGCGGACCGCGTCGACGGCCTCCTCCACCCGACGCCGGGCCGCGCTCGTCTCCTCGACGGCTTCCTCGAGCGTGGGCTGCACGACGGCCTCCGCACGGGGCTCGAGACCCTCGGCACGGACTCCCACGAGCCGGACGGCGAGACCCCGCAGGTCGACGCTCGCGACGAGCTCGCGCGCCACGAGGTAGATCTCGCGTGCGACGTCCGTCGGGGCGCCCAGGGTCCGCGCGCGGGTCACGGTGCGGAAGTCGCTCGTCCGGACCTTCACGCTCACGGTGCGCGCGACGAGACCTTGGTGGCGCAGCCGGCCGGCGCACCGGTCCGCGAGCTCCAGCACACGCGCCTGGACCGCCGTGAGGTCGCGCAGGTCGTGTGCGAAGGTCGTCTCGGCACCGATGCTCCGCTCCGACCGCTCCGGCTCGACCGGCCGGGGGTCGCGCCCCCACGCGAGGTCGTGCAGGTGCGCTCCCGCGACCTTGCCGACCGCCGTCTGGAGCGACGCCACGTCCGTGTCGGCGAGCTCGGCGACGGTGCGGATGCCCCACTGCGCGAGTGCGCTCTCGGTCCGCTCCCCCACGCCCCACAGCGCGCCGACGGGCAGCGTGCGCAGGAACGGGACGGTGGCGGCCGCCGGCACGAGGAGCACGCCGTCGGGCTTGGCGTGCGTCGAGGCCAACTTGGCGACGAACTTGTTCGTCGCGATCCCGACCGAGCAGGTGATGCCGTGCTCCGCCCGCACGCGACGCCGGAGCTCGGCCGCGATCCGCGTCGGAGGCCCGAGGCGCCGCCGCGCCCCGCTCACGTCCAGGAAGGCCTCGTCGACGCTCACCTGCTCCACGAGCGCGGTGATCTCGCCGATCGCCGCCATGACCGCGCGGGAGACCTCGTAGTAGCGCGTGTGGTCCGGCGGGACGACGATCGCCTGCGGGCACAGCCGGCGCGCGGTCACCATCGGCATCGCCGAATGGACGCCGAACGCCCGCGCCTCGTAGGTCGCCGCGAGGACGACGCCTCGTTCCGCGCCGCCGACGATGACCGGCCGCCCCACGAGCTGGGGACGCCGGGCGAGCTCGACGGACGCGAAGAACGCGTCCATGTCGACGTGGAGGATGGAGCATCCCTCCTCGTCGTCGCCCCAGTCACGACGGACGACCGCGCGCGGCCCGCGGCTCATCGCCGCCTCACCGGTCGCTCGACGTGGGCCGCGCCAGGGTCACGACGCCACCGTCCGCAGACCGGGCAGCCGGACGAACCCGGCGTCCGGGTCGACGAGCATCGCGACCTCGTCGCGGAAGTCCTCCGCGCACGCCATGAGCTCGTCGGCCCGGCGCGGGTCCACGGCGTCGAACCGACCCGCGTCGACGGCGGCGCGGACGCGTGCCCCGCTCGCGAAGTAGCCGGACCACGCCGCGAGCGACGGCTCGGCGTCGGCGAGCTGGTCCCAGACCGAGCGCGCGCGGCCCCGGCGCGCCGGACGGGCGCGGAGCGCGACGACCGCCGCTGCCGCACGCAGGGCCCCGAGGTGGGAGTGCACGTAGCGCTCGCCCGCGTCCTGCGCGAGCGCGGCCGCGACGAGCTCCGCGTCCGCGCGGTCCAGCAGCCGACGGACCTCGGCGGGGACGGCGACCGCCCCCCTCGCGCCTGCTTCGTTCGACATCGCGCACCTCCTCCTCCACTATCGAACACCTGTTCGATCCTGTCAACGTCGGGCGTGGTCGAGCCCGTACCGTGAGCACATGGCTCGCCGCACCTCCCGACGCTCCTCAGGGTCCTCCGCGCCACCCACACCGTCCCGGCGTCGGGGCGGCGGGGGCCGCAGCGGGACCGCCGGGCCGGACCTCCCGACCGGGCCCGTGCCGACGTCGACGGGCACCGCGCGCGTCGAACGCGACCCCGACCTCCCGTCGGCCGTCACGCTCTTCGTCAACGGTGTCCCGAGCTCGTACCTCGACCTCGACGACCCCGGGATGCTCGCGTTCGAGTACATGCAGCAGATGGCCGCCATCGTGGACGAGCTCGGTTCCGCGCCCCTGCGCGCGCTGCACCTCGGCGCGGCGGGGTGCAGCCTGCCCCGCTGGGTCGAGCACACCCGGCCGGGCTCGACCCAGCTCGGCGTCGACCTCGACGCCCGCCTGCTCGAGCTGGTGCGCACGTGGTTCGACCTGCCGCGGGCACCGCGCCTCCGGCTGCGTCCCGACGACGCGCGGCACGCGGTGGCGAGCCTGCCCGACGCCTCGTACGACGTCGTCGTGCGCGACGTGTTCGACGGCGATCGCACGCCCGACCACCTCACGACCCTCGGCATGGCGGTCGAGGTGCACCGCGTCCTGCGCCCGGGCGGCGTCTACCTGGTCAACTGCGCCGACCGCCCGCCGCTCACGACGGCGCGCCGAGAGGCCGCGACCCTCGCGGCCGCGTTCGGGGAGACGTCCGCCGCGGAGGGCCGGGTCGCGGCGATCGCGGAGCCCGCGCAGCTCAAGGGCCGGCGGTACGGCAACGTCGTGCTGGCCGCGGTCCGCGCCGGTTCAGGTGCGCCGAGCCTGTCGAGCACGACGCTGGCGCGTGCCGTCCGCTCGCTCGCCGTCCCGGCGCGCGTCGTCACGGGCGACGAGCTCCGCGCGTTCGTGGGCACCGCGCCGGTGCTCGCAGACCCCGAGGATGCGCCGAACGACAGCAGGGCGGCGGACGGGTCGTGAGACGCGACAGGAGCCGCGCCCGAGGGGCGCGGCTCCTGCGTTGCGAGGACCGGGTGACCCGACCGCCGGACGTCGATGACGTCAGAGCGGACGGACCTTCTCCGCCTGCGGGCCCTTCGGCCCCTGGGTGATCTCGAACTCGACCCGCTGCGCCTCGTCGAGCGTGCGGTACCCGTTCGACTCGATCGCCGAGTAGTGCACGAAGACGTCGGCACCGCCGCCGTCCTGCGCGATGAAGCCGTAGCCCTTCTCGGCGTTGAACCACTTCACAGAACCCTGCGCCATGCTCTTCCTCTGACCTTCTGTCCATCCGGGGACATCAGCGAGCGGACCCTTCGTCCACCCCCGTGCGCCGCAATGCCATGTCCCACGTCCTTCGCCGGCAGCCCGGCCGTGTGCGGCCGGCGAGCCCGACGCCGGACCGCCCCGCCGGGCGGACCCACGTACCGGCCCTGCACCGGGTCGTGCGCAAGTACGTCACTGCAACGGGTGACAGTGTGGCACGGACCACGTCCGGTCCGCCACGGAAACTCGCCACCTCTCGTGATGATTTTTCCGCACATTCCACCCCTGCCCGCGGCACGGCGGGCCGGGCCGGAACCGCCGCTCAGTCCCCCGACTGCTGGGCAAGGAACCGCTCGAACTCGGCACCGAGCTCGTCGGCCGTCGGGATCGGCGCGGACTCGGCGAGCAGGCTCGTCCGCCCGACGGAGCGCGCGAACGCGTCGTACTGCTCCTCGAGCGCGCGCACGACCGCGGCGACCTCCTCCGAGTCGCGCACCTGGCGCTCGACCTCGGTCTTCGCGTCGAGGACCGCCTCGGCGAGCCCGGCCGTCGCCAGGTCGAGACCCGTGACGCGCTGCACGTGCTCGAGCGCGACCACCGCGGCGGGCGGGTACGACGACTGCGCGAGGTAGTGCGGCACGTGCACGGTGATCCCGAGCGCGTCGTGCTCCGCCCGGCCGAGCCGCAGCTCGAGCAGCGCGGCGAGGCTGGCCGGGACCTTCACCGTGCCGAACCACGACGTGTGCTCGCCGAGCAGCTCGGGCCGCGTCGCGTGCGCGGTGACCGACAGGGGCCGGGTGTGCGGGATCCCCATCGGGATCCCGTGGAAACCGACGGTGAGCGACACGCCGAGGCGCTCGACGACGTCGGTCACGGCCGCGACCACACGTTCCCACTGCACGTCCGGCTCGGCGCCGTGCAGCAGGAGGAACCCCGTCCCCTCCGCGTCGCG
This region includes:
- a CDS encoding spermidine synthase: MPTSTGTARVERDPDLPSAVTLFVNGVPSSYLDLDDPGMLAFEYMQQMAAIVDELGSAPLRALHLGAAGCSLPRWVEHTRPGSTQLGVDLDARLLELVRTWFDLPRAPRLRLRPDDARHAVASLPDASYDVVVRDVFDGDRTPDHLTTLGMAVEVHRVLRPGGVYLVNCADRPPLTTARREAATLAAAFGETSAAEGRVAAIAEPAQLKGRRYGNVVLAAVRAGSGAPSLSSTTLARAVRSLAVPARVVTGDELRAFVGTAPVLADPEDAPNDSRAADGS
- a CDS encoding SAV_6107 family HEPN domain-containing protein; protein product: MSNEAGARGAVAVPAEVRRLLDRADAELVAAALAQDAGERYVHSHLGALRAAAAVVALRARPARRGRARSVWDQLADAEPSLAAWSGYFASGARVRAAVDAGRFDAVDPRRADELMACAEDFRDEVAMLVDPDAGFVRLPGLRTVAS
- a CDS encoding cold-shock protein — protein: MAQGSVKWFNAEKGYGFIAQDGGGADVFVHYSAIESNGYRTLDEAQRVEFEITQGPKGPQAEKVRPL
- a CDS encoding DNA polymerase IV; protein product: MSRGPRAVVRRDWGDDEEGCSILHVDMDAFFASVELARRPQLVGRPVIVGGAERGVVLAATYEARAFGVHSAMPMVTARRLCPQAIVVPPDHTRYYEVSRAVMAAIGEITALVEQVSVDEAFLDVSGARRRLGPPTRIAAELRRRVRAEHGITCSVGIATNKFVAKLASTHAKPDGVLLVPAAATVPFLRTLPVGALWGVGERTESALAQWGIRTVAELADTDVASLQTAVGKVAGAHLHDLAWGRDPRPVEPERSERSIGAETTFAHDLRDLTAVQARVLELADRCAGRLRHQGLVARTVSVKVRTSDFRTVTRARTLGAPTDVAREIYLVARELVASVDLRGLAVRLVGVRAEGLEPRAEAVVQPTLEEAVEETSAARRRVEEAVDAVRGRFGVRSIAMGPAKARSTTTPADVDLS
- a CDS encoding DUF3040 domain-containing protein — encoded protein: MPLSEYEQKVLEQMERALTSDDPRLANTLQAPRRRSALRYVLAGVGVVGGLLLLVLGAALSQTWLGVIGFVLMFAGVVLVFQAPRASRKGPVGTVEADGTVRPAAPSKPARKPFLSRLEERWDRRREQDGR
- a CDS encoding transglutaminaseTgpA domain-containing protein, which gives rise to MTTPRPDGSSAVAFRVLATSALVAVAVTASTYALGSVIGPGGWTGTAVRTIAVLAVVTGVSRYALERGRASRGEPLAPPAALLPSLAGLVVGLWALLGLYGGPTDRFSLLIGLSNVDRVLSRLSTARDLTLAEVAPIDPSLPIALMAVGGAVVVFLVADLMAGGLRLGSGVALPLLALWVPGLVIMGEVPPLAFVVTVTALVLLLAVDNPHRTVRRGTSSRRPEDRAATGLRAAGALVLAVVVAVVSLGLGSASASLPEVASASWSRLFSSTGQTVRLSDDLDMRRNLAERSGEVVLRYRTDADDVGPLRVFTLTGFDGTNWRRGADRDGAPIDDPEQLLWPDDTATDEEPTSLRVTLESLRDTKLPVPTEPRTVDVDGDWSYDDVRDEVLGDQPTDAGLSYDLTVFPRPLDADTLRDASGGDPDDPNYLDVPATEHEQDIRDLAATVVDGATTRYDQALALQTYFRDASRFTYSTEVPPGDTGDAVWDFLQDRTGYCVQFATSMTMMARTLGIPARLGVGFLPGERVGDASFQVTGRDSHAWPELYFPGQGWVRFEPTPAQQTGPTPRWATPVAVTPGAPGDLGNVPTPGATTAAPSAPVSPVPTSPGTSTTTGGGAAEGTPWPLVVGVALLGALVVAAAVWVVLRRRTEPETLHDAEDAWAELGQRLGLLDVHWAASTTPRNVPAVVIASLQARRSTHPLDEDVAESIAAIASALESERYARRPGQALPAHRLQELVDAAVDGVERSLSDRPAHADGPSALPAG
- a CDS encoding DUF58 domain-containing protein; translation: MRVPSPLARLRERARSLSRARLTRRGAVVLAAGAALVVLGVTLGLPDVVGLGAAGALTVGAAWCWMSVRRIDRGRGALHVTRRVQPNPAVRGQFTTARLTVAAARTTSSTAATLARLRISEQAAHELCDQGSLRAQVATVGDHIAVRYRLRPLRRGRWPLGPLLTTRADLFGLVSATQELGDPTSVAVWPRTVELPVRGARAFGEHERSASGARLASSDDSVLRDYVAGDDPRRVHWVSAARHGQLMVRADESAGLPPVSVLLDRGLLPHPELAASSPRALADGEWAVECAASIGVSLLQAGHPVRLVPTSLAPVVSGAGFRVNRSGEGPADLLDATVDLHGHQVVADADRAIAATTEALRRDRRPGEITVAVLGPLGSVARHTVAAMAGDGVHRALVVSARPWAPEHADAVETVAALRSTGWHAALVDTSASLEHAWTLLVEGQR
- a CDS encoding proteasome assembly chaperone family protein, coding for MLDPRGIYELDEQAVARLWPVPPEPGAGPMLLHAVAGFVDAGSAGEVAVDHLLEIGEVTRVVTFDVDQLLDYRSKRATMTFSTDRWSDYDEPHLVIDHVRDAEGTGFLLLHGAEPDVQWERVVAAVTDVVERLGVSLTVGFHGIPMGIPHTRPLSVTAHATRPELLGEHTSWFGTVKVPASLAALLELRLGRAEHDALGITVHVPHYLAQSSYPPAAVVALEHVQRVTGLDLATAGLAEAVLDAKTEVERQVRDSEEVAAVVRALEEQYDAFARSVGRTSLLAESAPIPTADELGAEFERFLAQQSGD